One genomic region from Amycolatopsis sp. FBCC-B4732 encodes:
- the glyA gene encoding serine hydroxymethyltransferase, which produces MTATLGSALNRSLADYDPAVAEAIGAELHRQRTTLEMIASENFAPLSVLQAQGSVLTNKYAEGYPGRRYYGGCEHVDVLESLAIDRVKALFGAGFANVQPHSGAQANAAAMAALLKPGDKILGLSLAHGGHLTHGMRINFSGLLYDVAAYEVSEKDYRVDLAEVARLAREHRPELIIAGWSAYPRHLDFARFREIADEVGAYLMVDMAHFAGLVAAGLHPSPVPHAHVTTTTTHKTLGGPRGGVVLTNDAGLAKKVNSAVFPGQQGGPLEHVIAAKAVAFKMAAEPEFAERQQRTVRGAKILAGRLLTEPGISVLTGGTDVHLVLVDLRGSELDGKQAEDRLHEVGITVNRNAVPFDPRPPMVTSGLRIGTPALATRGFGDAEFREAADVIVEALKPGRDVERLRARVTALAEAFPLYPSEETR; this is translated from the coding sequence ATGACCGCGACGCTCGGCTCAGCGCTCAACCGGTCCCTGGCCGACTACGACCCGGCAGTGGCCGAAGCGATCGGTGCCGAGCTGCACCGGCAGCGGACGACGCTCGAGATGATCGCTTCCGAGAACTTCGCCCCGCTCAGCGTGCTGCAGGCCCAGGGCTCGGTGCTCACGAACAAGTACGCCGAGGGCTACCCGGGCCGCCGTTACTACGGCGGTTGCGAGCACGTCGACGTCCTCGAATCGCTGGCCATCGACCGGGTCAAGGCCCTGTTCGGCGCGGGCTTCGCCAACGTCCAGCCGCACTCGGGCGCCCAGGCCAACGCCGCCGCGATGGCCGCGCTGCTCAAGCCGGGCGACAAGATCCTCGGCCTCTCGCTCGCCCACGGCGGGCACCTGACGCACGGCATGCGGATCAACTTCTCCGGCCTGCTCTACGACGTCGCCGCGTACGAAGTGTCCGAAAAGGACTACCGCGTGGACCTGGCCGAGGTCGCGCGGCTGGCGCGTGAGCACCGGCCCGAGCTGATCATCGCCGGCTGGTCCGCGTACCCCCGGCACTTGGACTTCGCCCGTTTCCGCGAGATCGCCGACGAGGTCGGCGCGTACCTGATGGTCGACATGGCGCACTTCGCCGGCCTGGTCGCGGCGGGCCTGCACCCCTCGCCGGTCCCGCACGCGCACGTCACGACGACGACCACGCACAAGACCCTCGGCGGCCCGCGCGGCGGCGTGGTCCTGACGAACGACGCGGGCCTGGCCAAGAAGGTCAATTCCGCCGTCTTCCCCGGTCAGCAGGGTGGCCCGCTCGAACACGTCATCGCGGCCAAGGCCGTCGCGTTCAAGATGGCGGCCGAGCCGGAGTTCGCCGAACGCCAGCAGCGGACCGTGCGTGGCGCGAAGATCCTGGCCGGGCGGCTGCTGACCGAGCCGGGGATCTCGGTGCTGACCGGCGGCACCGATGTCCACCTGGTGCTCGTCGACCTGCGCGGCTCCGAGCTGGACGGCAAGCAGGCCGAGGACCGGCTGCACGAGGTCGGCATCACGGTGAACCGCAACGCCGTCCCGTTCGACCCGCGGCCGCCGATGGTCACTTCCGGCCTGCGGATCGGCACCCCGGCGCTGGCCACCCGCGGGTTCGGGGACGCCGAGTTCCGCGAGGCCGCCGACGTCATCGTTGAGGCGCTCAAGCCCGGCCGCGACGTCGAACGGCTGCGGGCCCGCGTCACCGCGCTCGCCGAAGCGTTCCCGCTGTACCCCTCGGAGGAGACCCGATGA